A single Ptiloglossa arizonensis isolate GNS036 chromosome 2, iyPtiAriz1_principal, whole genome shotgun sequence DNA region contains:
- the LOC143155277 gene encoding homeotic protein female sterile isoform X4: MSERNEAKMQQVDTISQNNSTSAPGKTSTTPATPAKEPPPRDEPPVEPVNGVVQPPVVPPPNRPGRVTNQLQFLQKGVFKPVWKHQFAWPFQQPVDAKKLNLPDYHKIIKQPMDLGTIKKRLENTYYWSGKECIQDFNTMFTNCYVYNKPGEDVVVMAQALEKLFLTKVAQMPKDEVELEVPVSKGPKGKKAGRVGAPVGGVAGGTGGTGRGRPSSGAAAVTSSVPNSLTPSATSAGTTGVIPMPPLGTQAPASVPGSTNTTTIAPPSSMGVTPMATHNSLPQQVVPPTSGYHAQPAMDPQAASAVPPPPQVPTAPTVMPPSQPAKLKKGVKRKADTTTPTANSFEPLYKLDPKNAKIPTRRESGRQIKKPTRQAEDGLVPFQANMPLIGTMAQQPQHTTGKSKEKLSEALKSCNEILKELFSKKHSGYAWPFYKPVDAELLGLHDYHDIIKKPMDLGTVKTKMDNREYKTAQEFASDVRLIFTNCYKYNPPDHDVVAMARKLQDVFEMRYAKIPDEPMGGMVGMKGSSSSASSSGSESSSESDDSDEERTQKLVALQQELKAMQEQMRKLVEESGKKKSKKKKPDKSKSRPMSNKSSSLVASHTGAMKELMKPSGGIPSVSDSVGASIASVAMGAGDLKMPGMGGDLHHPAITVGPNKTHAAGSMSHHLPTAANAKPKGKGGRGPGKAATANTANKRPKANSRSAGTKKKSASSQPPPITFDSEDEDNAKPMSYDEKRQLSLDINKLPGDKLGRVVHIIQSREPSLRDSNPDEIEIDFETLKPSTLRELESYVASCLRKKPHKKVSGKSKDEQMAEKKQELEKRLQDVTGQLGNVKKTAKKEDSSKSVDVVGTGGASGPSRLSASSSSSSDSDSSSSSLSSSSSDSSDSEAGNSSNRPPRKKTKKNAPSTGAPPTTTTVTSAPTLNHTGGLLMNSQPPTNSTGPITKPAITQPSNISSDQGGNNQQSVAVAAVTAGQGMPVASHTSMPAQPSRPTAMATAAPVKKPTPPPPTTSNPPTPSVSVPTPPPSVTPTNTNSMVASPVVPQPPQPPTSVSSFSNANTPVPTDGTALSQQSDLLQPYNTLALVPTTQSSLEQTMSIKKEPHIPMIQAPHTTTNNTNLNLLSEVKAPVNMMPSSMASSLNLGNITMANLNMSLPQGLATHISMHNQLENMINTTSPLTSIQNSHNATMSQQHSNGFSNIKRENSPPNMLNNNGIPGLNMGINIGGMSSIFDPLPTVSMPMQISQMPIKKEEKPLSISQSQMDQKPMDAGALFAEMSTLGMPSMGNHSSSQLMSEKKMTPPDSKNPASNFASAFKNKTVEQNVKNASSWSSLAQASSPQSAAGSCMKSAARDSFQAFKKQAKEKQDRQRALLEQQEMRRQQKEQAERERLRQENERRREREEEDALDKVRKTVGDQQGNVMTATSRAEEVKAIVDTDSSSPSHSSSQDKAAAERERQRLREQERRRREAMAGRIDMNMQRDLMDAFEESL; encoded by the exons ATGTCGGAAAG AAACGAAGCCAAGATGCAGCAGGTGGACACTATCTCGCAAAATAATTCG ACAAGTGCACCTGGTAAGACATCGACTACACCAGCAACTCCTGCAAAGGAACCACCGCCACGTGATGAACCACCCGTGGAACCGGTGAACGGTGTAGTTCAACCACCTGTTGTGCCACCACCTAATCGCCCAGGGCGTGTTACCAATCAACTACAATTTCTCCAAAAGGGTGTGTTCAAACCAGTATGGAAGCATCAGTTTGCGTGGCCTTTTCAGCAACCTGTAGATGCCAAGAAACTCAATTTACCA GATTACcacaaaattataaaacaacCAATGGATCTGGGCACAATAAAAAAAAGATTAGAAAATACATATTATTGGAGTGGGAAAGAATGTATTCAAGATTTCAATACTATGTTTACCAATTGCTATGTTTACAACAAACCTGGAGAAGATGTTGTGGTTATGGCACAAGctctcgaaaaattgtttcttacaaAG GTTGCACAAATGCCAAAGGACGAGGTAGAACTTGAAGTTCCTGTTTCAAAGGGACCCAAAGGCAAAAAAGCTGGTAGAGTTGGAGCGCCAGTAGGTGGAGTAGCAGGGGGTACAGGAGGCACAGGTCGAGGTAGACCTTCATCTGGTGCAGCTGCAGTCACTTCCAGTGTACCAAATAGCCTAACACCTTCAGCTACGTCTGCTGGAACAACAGGCGTTATCCCCATGCCTCCTCTTGGCACTCAAGCACCTGCATCTGTACCTGGGAGCACTAATACGACTACTATTGCTCCTCCATCAAGTATGGGAGTCACTCCCATGGCTACTCATAATTCTCTGCCTCAACAAGTAGTCCCTCCAACTAGCGGTTACCATGCACAACCAGCAATGGATCCGCAAGCAGCTTCTGCTGTACCCCCTCCTCCACAAGTTCCCACTGCACCCACAGTGATGCCTCCATCACAACCTGCAAAACTTAAAAAGGGAGTGAAAAGAAAGGCTGATACTACAACTCCTACTGCAAACTCTTTTGAACCTTTATATAAACTGGACCCTAAAAATGCCAAAATACCTACGAGACGAGAGTCTGGCAGACAAATAAAAAAG CCAACGAGGCAAGCGGAAGACGGCTTAGTGCCATTCCAGGCCAACATGCCCCTGATTGGGACAATGGCCCAACAG CCTCAGCATACCACTGGAAAGTCAAAAGAAAAACTTTCAGAAGCTTTGAAGTCTTGCAATGAGATTCTGAAGGAATTGTTCTCAAAGAAACATTCG GGTTATGCTTGGCCCTTTTACAAACCAGTTGATGCAGAACTGTTAGGTCTTCATGATTATCACGACATAATCAAAAAACCAATGGATCTTGGTACTGTGAAG ACGAAAATGGACAACCGTGAATATAAAACAGCACAAGAGTTTGCTAGTGATGTACGACTTATATTTACTAATTGTTATAAATACAATCCTCCTGACCATGACGTAGTTGCAATGGCTAGAAAACTTCAAGATGTGTTTGAAATGAG GTATGCAAAAATTCCGGATGAACCAATGGGAGGCATGGTAGGCATGAAAGGTAGCAGTAGTAGTGCCAGTAGCTCGGGGTCTGAAAGTTCTTCGGAAAGCGATGATTCTGACGAAGAACGTACTCAAAAATTGGTTGCTTTGCAGCAAGAG CTGAAAGCTATGCAAGAGCAAATGAGGAAGTTGGTAGAAGAAAGTGGTAAAAAGAAGAGTAAAAAGAAGAAACCAGACAAATCAAAGTCAAGGCCAATGAGCAATAAGAGTAGTAGCCTTGTTGCCAGTCATACTGGTGCCATGAAAGAACTAATGAAACCAAGTGGTGGAATCCCAAGCGTCTCTGATAGTGTTGGTGCTAGTATAGCTAGTGTTGCAATGGGGGCAGGTGATTTGAAAATGCCTGGTATGGGTGGTGATCTTCATCATCCAGCTATAACAGTAGGACCTAATAAGACTCACGCAGCAGGAAGTATGAGTCATCATCTGCCAACGGCGGCGAATGCTAAGCCAAAGGGAAAGGGGGGAAGAGGACCTGGAAAAGCAGCAACAGCAAATACTGCAAACAAGAGGCCAAAAGCAAATAGTAGATCAGCTGGAACTAAAAAGAAAAGTGCCAGTAGTCAACCGCCTCCGATAACATTTGATTCAGAGGACGAAGATAATGCTAAACCAATGTCCTATGATGAGAAGAGGCAACTTAGTTTGGATATTAATAAACTACCTG GAGACAAATTAGGACGAGTCGTGCACATAATACAATCCCGAGAGCCTTCTTTGAGGGACTCAAATCCGgatgaaattgaaatcgactttGAAACGTTAAAACCATCCACATTAAGGGAACTGGAAAGTTACGTCGCCTCGTGTCTCAGAAAAAAGCCAC ATAAGAAAGTTAGTGGCAAATCTAAGGACGAACAAATGGCAGAGAAGAAACAGGAATTAGAAAAAAGGTTACAGGATGTTACAGGGCAGTTAGGCAATGTTAAGAAAACAGCTAAAAAAG AGGACAGTAGTAAATCAGTTGATGTAGTTGGAACTGGAGGAGCCAGTGGGCCTTCGCGATTGTCAGCATCAAGCAGTAGTAGCAGTGATAGCGACTCCAGCAGTAGTTCACTTTCCTCGAGCTCCAGTGATTCAAGCGACAGTGAAGCAG GAAACTCTTCCAATCGTCCaccaagaaagaaaacaaagaagaaTGCGCCAAGTACCGGGGCTCCCCCGACAACAACTACTGTTACATCG GCACCTACATTGAATCATACTGGAGGTCTTTTAATGAACAGTCAACCCCCAACAAATTCTACGGGACCAATAACAAAACCAGCTATAACTCAACCTAGCAATATATCTTCAGATCAAG GTGGTAATAATCAACAATCTGTGGCAGTAGCAGCTGTTACAGCTGGTCAAGGAATGCCTGTAGCAAGTCACACATCTATGCCAGCGCAACCGTCGCGACCCACGGCTATGGCTACAGCTGCACCTGTAAAAAAGCCTACTCCACCACCACCAACTACTTCTAATCCACCGACACCGTCAGTGTCTGTACCAACGCCACCACCAAGTGTTACACCTACAAACACAAACTCTATGGTAGCTTCACCGGTTGTGCCTCAACCACCACAGCCACCCACATCCGTTAGTTCCTTTTCAAATGCAAATACGCCTGTACCTACAGATGGGACAGCTTTATCTCAGCAGTCAGACCTTTTGCAACCGTATAATACTCTAG CCCTTGTGCCTACTACGCAATCATCGTTGGAACAAACGATGTCAATAAAAAAAGAACCGCACATACCAATGATTCAAGCACCACACACAACAACCAATAATACCAATTTGAATTTACTGTCGGAAGTGAAAGCTCCAGTAAATATGATGCCGTCAAGTATGGCATCCAGTTTAAATTTAGGAAATATAACTATGGCCAATCTTAATATGAGTTTACCACAAGGATTGGCAACGCATATATCAATGCACAATCAATTGGAGAATATGATAAATACTACTTCACCATTGACCAGTATACAAAATTCGCATAATGCTACAATGTCGCAACAGCATTCCAATGGATTCTCTAATATTAAGCGCGAGAATTCTCCACCTAACATGTTAAACAATAATGGCATACCTGGACTTAACATGGGAATAAATATAGGAGGAATGAGTTCAATTTTTGATCCACTACCTACTGTTTCCATGCCAATGCAAATATCTCAAATGCCaataaagaaagaagagaaaccaCTATCTATTTCTCAATCACAAATGGATCAAAAGCCCATGGATG CCGGAGCTCTTTTTGCAGAAATGAGTACACTAGGAATGCCATCAATGGGGAATCATTCGAGTTCACAGCTCATGTCTGAAAAAAAGATGACACCACCTGACTCAAAAAATCCTGCGTCGAATTTTGCATCAGCCTTCAAAAATAAG ACTGTAGAACAAAATGTGAAAAATGCTTCATCGTGGTCGTCCCTGGCTCAAGCATCGAGTCCCCAATCTGCAGCAGGAAGTTGTATGAAAAGTGCTGCTCGCGATTCGTTCCAAGCGTTCAAAAAACAAGCTAAAGAAAAACAAGATAGG CAAAGAGCTCTATTGGAACAGCAGGAAATGCGCAGGCAACAAAAGGAACAAGCGGAGAGGGAGCGTTTGCGACAggagaacgaaagaagaagagaacgagaagaagaagacgcgTTAGACAAAGTTAGGAAAACTGTTGGCGATCAGCAAGGAAATGTCATGACCGCTACATCGAGAGCAGAAGAGGTCAAGGCTATTGTTGATACCGATAGCAGTAGTCCAAGTCATTCATCCAGTCAAGACAAGGCCGCAGCCGAAAGAGAACGTCAAAGGCTACGGGAGCAAGAACGACGGCGCCGCGAAGCG aTGGCTGGGCGAATAGACATGAACATGCAAAGAGATTTGATGGATGCGTTTGAGGAATCGTTATAA
- the LOC143155277 gene encoding homeotic protein female sterile isoform X2, with product MSERNEAKMQQVDTISQNNSLDVEERERLCNIPKTSAPGKTSTTPATPAKEPPPRDEPPVEPVNGVVQPPVVPPPNRPGRVTNQLQFLQKGVFKPVWKHQFAWPFQQPVDAKKLNLPDYHKIIKQPMDLGTIKKRLENTYYWSGKECIQDFNTMFTNCYVYNKPGEDVVVMAQALEKLFLTKVAQMPKDEVELEVPVSKGPKGKKAGRVGAPVGGVAGGTGGTGRGRPSSGAAAVTSSVPNSLTPSATSAGTTGVIPMPPLGTQAPASVPGSTNTTTIAPPSSMGVTPMATHNSLPQQVVPPTSGYHAQPAMDPQAASAVPPPPQVPTAPTVMPPSQPAKLKKGVKRKADTTTPTANSFEPLYKLDPKNAKIPTRRESGRQIKKPTRQAEDGLVPFQANMPLIGTMAQQPQHTTGKSKEKLSEALKSCNEILKELFSKKHSGYAWPFYKPVDAELLGLHDYHDIIKKPMDLGTVKTKMDNREYKTAQEFASDVRLIFTNCYKYNPPDHDVVAMARKLQDVFEMRYAKIPDEPMGGMVGMKGSSSSASSSGSESSSESDDSDEERTQKLVALQQELKAMQEQMRKLVEESGKKKSKKKKPDKSKSRPMSNKSSSLVASHTGAMKELMKPSGGIPSVSDSVGASIASVAMGAGDLKMPGMGGDLHHPAITVGPNKTHAAGSMSHHLPTAANAKPKGKGGRGPGKAATANTANKRPKANSRSAGTKKKSASSQPPPITFDSEDEDNAKPMSYDEKRQLSLDINKLPGDKLGRVVHIIQSREPSLRDSNPDEIEIDFETLKPSTLRELESYVASCLRKKPHKKVSGKSKDEQMAEKKQELEKRLQDVTGQLGNVKKTAKKEDSSKSVDVVGTGGASGPSRLSASSSSSSDSDSSSSSLSSSSSDSSDSEAGNSSNRPPRKKTKKNAPSTGAPPTTTTVTSAPTLNHTGGLLMNSQPPTNSTGPITKPAITQPSNISSDQGGNNQQSVAVAAVTAGQGMPVASHTSMPAQPSRPTAMATAAPVKKPTPPPPTTSNPPTPSVSVPTPPPSVTPTNTNSMVASPVVPQPPQPPTSVSSFSNANTPVPTDGTALSQQSDLLQPYNTLALVPTTQSSLEQTMSIKKEPHIPMIQAPHTTTNNTNLNLLSEVKAPVNMMPSSMASSLNLGNITMANLNMSLPQGLATHISMHNQLENMINTTSPLTSIQNSHNATMSQQHSNGFSNIKRENSPPNMLNNNGIPGLNMGINIGGMSSIFDPLPTVSMPMQISQMPIKKEEKPLSISQSQMDQKPMDEMSTLGMPSMGNHSSSQLMSEKKMTPPDSKNPASNFASAFKNKTVEQNVKNASSWSSLAQASSPQSAAGSCMKSAARDSFQAFKKQAKEKQDRQRALLEQQEMRRQQKEQAERERLRQENERRREREEEDALDKVRKTVGDQQGNVMTATSRAEEVKAIVDTDSSSPSHSSSQDKAAAERERQRLREQERRRREAMAGRIDMNMQRDLMDAFEESL from the exons ATGTCGGAAAG AAACGAAGCCAAGATGCAGCAGGTGGACACTATCTCGCAAAATAATTCG TTAGATGTGGAGGAGCGAGAAAGGCTGTGTAATATACCGAAG ACAAGTGCACCTGGTAAGACATCGACTACACCAGCAACTCCTGCAAAGGAACCACCGCCACGTGATGAACCACCCGTGGAACCGGTGAACGGTGTAGTTCAACCACCTGTTGTGCCACCACCTAATCGCCCAGGGCGTGTTACCAATCAACTACAATTTCTCCAAAAGGGTGTGTTCAAACCAGTATGGAAGCATCAGTTTGCGTGGCCTTTTCAGCAACCTGTAGATGCCAAGAAACTCAATTTACCA GATTACcacaaaattataaaacaacCAATGGATCTGGGCACAATAAAAAAAAGATTAGAAAATACATATTATTGGAGTGGGAAAGAATGTATTCAAGATTTCAATACTATGTTTACCAATTGCTATGTTTACAACAAACCTGGAGAAGATGTTGTGGTTATGGCACAAGctctcgaaaaattgtttcttacaaAG GTTGCACAAATGCCAAAGGACGAGGTAGAACTTGAAGTTCCTGTTTCAAAGGGACCCAAAGGCAAAAAAGCTGGTAGAGTTGGAGCGCCAGTAGGTGGAGTAGCAGGGGGTACAGGAGGCACAGGTCGAGGTAGACCTTCATCTGGTGCAGCTGCAGTCACTTCCAGTGTACCAAATAGCCTAACACCTTCAGCTACGTCTGCTGGAACAACAGGCGTTATCCCCATGCCTCCTCTTGGCACTCAAGCACCTGCATCTGTACCTGGGAGCACTAATACGACTACTATTGCTCCTCCATCAAGTATGGGAGTCACTCCCATGGCTACTCATAATTCTCTGCCTCAACAAGTAGTCCCTCCAACTAGCGGTTACCATGCACAACCAGCAATGGATCCGCAAGCAGCTTCTGCTGTACCCCCTCCTCCACAAGTTCCCACTGCACCCACAGTGATGCCTCCATCACAACCTGCAAAACTTAAAAAGGGAGTGAAAAGAAAGGCTGATACTACAACTCCTACTGCAAACTCTTTTGAACCTTTATATAAACTGGACCCTAAAAATGCCAAAATACCTACGAGACGAGAGTCTGGCAGACAAATAAAAAAG CCAACGAGGCAAGCGGAAGACGGCTTAGTGCCATTCCAGGCCAACATGCCCCTGATTGGGACAATGGCCCAACAG CCTCAGCATACCACTGGAAAGTCAAAAGAAAAACTTTCAGAAGCTTTGAAGTCTTGCAATGAGATTCTGAAGGAATTGTTCTCAAAGAAACATTCG GGTTATGCTTGGCCCTTTTACAAACCAGTTGATGCAGAACTGTTAGGTCTTCATGATTATCACGACATAATCAAAAAACCAATGGATCTTGGTACTGTGAAG ACGAAAATGGACAACCGTGAATATAAAACAGCACAAGAGTTTGCTAGTGATGTACGACTTATATTTACTAATTGTTATAAATACAATCCTCCTGACCATGACGTAGTTGCAATGGCTAGAAAACTTCAAGATGTGTTTGAAATGAG GTATGCAAAAATTCCGGATGAACCAATGGGAGGCATGGTAGGCATGAAAGGTAGCAGTAGTAGTGCCAGTAGCTCGGGGTCTGAAAGTTCTTCGGAAAGCGATGATTCTGACGAAGAACGTACTCAAAAATTGGTTGCTTTGCAGCAAGAG CTGAAAGCTATGCAAGAGCAAATGAGGAAGTTGGTAGAAGAAAGTGGTAAAAAGAAGAGTAAAAAGAAGAAACCAGACAAATCAAAGTCAAGGCCAATGAGCAATAAGAGTAGTAGCCTTGTTGCCAGTCATACTGGTGCCATGAAAGAACTAATGAAACCAAGTGGTGGAATCCCAAGCGTCTCTGATAGTGTTGGTGCTAGTATAGCTAGTGTTGCAATGGGGGCAGGTGATTTGAAAATGCCTGGTATGGGTGGTGATCTTCATCATCCAGCTATAACAGTAGGACCTAATAAGACTCACGCAGCAGGAAGTATGAGTCATCATCTGCCAACGGCGGCGAATGCTAAGCCAAAGGGAAAGGGGGGAAGAGGACCTGGAAAAGCAGCAACAGCAAATACTGCAAACAAGAGGCCAAAAGCAAATAGTAGATCAGCTGGAACTAAAAAGAAAAGTGCCAGTAGTCAACCGCCTCCGATAACATTTGATTCAGAGGACGAAGATAATGCTAAACCAATGTCCTATGATGAGAAGAGGCAACTTAGTTTGGATATTAATAAACTACCTG GAGACAAATTAGGACGAGTCGTGCACATAATACAATCCCGAGAGCCTTCTTTGAGGGACTCAAATCCGgatgaaattgaaatcgactttGAAACGTTAAAACCATCCACATTAAGGGAACTGGAAAGTTACGTCGCCTCGTGTCTCAGAAAAAAGCCAC ATAAGAAAGTTAGTGGCAAATCTAAGGACGAACAAATGGCAGAGAAGAAACAGGAATTAGAAAAAAGGTTACAGGATGTTACAGGGCAGTTAGGCAATGTTAAGAAAACAGCTAAAAAAG AGGACAGTAGTAAATCAGTTGATGTAGTTGGAACTGGAGGAGCCAGTGGGCCTTCGCGATTGTCAGCATCAAGCAGTAGTAGCAGTGATAGCGACTCCAGCAGTAGTTCACTTTCCTCGAGCTCCAGTGATTCAAGCGACAGTGAAGCAG GAAACTCTTCCAATCGTCCaccaagaaagaaaacaaagaagaaTGCGCCAAGTACCGGGGCTCCCCCGACAACAACTACTGTTACATCG GCACCTACATTGAATCATACTGGAGGTCTTTTAATGAACAGTCAACCCCCAACAAATTCTACGGGACCAATAACAAAACCAGCTATAACTCAACCTAGCAATATATCTTCAGATCAAG GTGGTAATAATCAACAATCTGTGGCAGTAGCAGCTGTTACAGCTGGTCAAGGAATGCCTGTAGCAAGTCACACATCTATGCCAGCGCAACCGTCGCGACCCACGGCTATGGCTACAGCTGCACCTGTAAAAAAGCCTACTCCACCACCACCAACTACTTCTAATCCACCGACACCGTCAGTGTCTGTACCAACGCCACCACCAAGTGTTACACCTACAAACACAAACTCTATGGTAGCTTCACCGGTTGTGCCTCAACCACCACAGCCACCCACATCCGTTAGTTCCTTTTCAAATGCAAATACGCCTGTACCTACAGATGGGACAGCTTTATCTCAGCAGTCAGACCTTTTGCAACCGTATAATACTCTAG CCCTTGTGCCTACTACGCAATCATCGTTGGAACAAACGATGTCAATAAAAAAAGAACCGCACATACCAATGATTCAAGCACCACACACAACAACCAATAATACCAATTTGAATTTACTGTCGGAAGTGAAAGCTCCAGTAAATATGATGCCGTCAAGTATGGCATCCAGTTTAAATTTAGGAAATATAACTATGGCCAATCTTAATATGAGTTTACCACAAGGATTGGCAACGCATATATCAATGCACAATCAATTGGAGAATATGATAAATACTACTTCACCATTGACCAGTATACAAAATTCGCATAATGCTACAATGTCGCAACAGCATTCCAATGGATTCTCTAATATTAAGCGCGAGAATTCTCCACCTAACATGTTAAACAATAATGGCATACCTGGACTTAACATGGGAATAAATATAGGAGGAATGAGTTCAATTTTTGATCCACTACCTACTGTTTCCATGCCAATGCAAATATCTCAAATGCCaataaagaaagaagagaaaccaCTATCTATTTCTCAATCACAAATGGATCAAAAGCCCATGGATG AAATGAGTACACTAGGAATGCCATCAATGGGGAATCATTCGAGTTCACAGCTCATGTCTGAAAAAAAGATGACACCACCTGACTCAAAAAATCCTGCGTCGAATTTTGCATCAGCCTTCAAAAATAAG ACTGTAGAACAAAATGTGAAAAATGCTTCATCGTGGTCGTCCCTGGCTCAAGCATCGAGTCCCCAATCTGCAGCAGGAAGTTGTATGAAAAGTGCTGCTCGCGATTCGTTCCAAGCGTTCAAAAAACAAGCTAAAGAAAAACAAGATAGG CAAAGAGCTCTATTGGAACAGCAGGAAATGCGCAGGCAACAAAAGGAACAAGCGGAGAGGGAGCGTTTGCGACAggagaacgaaagaagaagagaacgagaagaagaagacgcgTTAGACAAAGTTAGGAAAACTGTTGGCGATCAGCAAGGAAATGTCATGACCGCTACATCGAGAGCAGAAGAGGTCAAGGCTATTGTTGATACCGATAGCAGTAGTCCAAGTCATTCATCCAGTCAAGACAAGGCCGCAGCCGAAAGAGAACGTCAAAGGCTACGGGAGCAAGAACGACGGCGCCGCGAAGCG aTGGCTGGGCGAATAGACATGAACATGCAAAGAGATTTGATGGATGCGTTTGAGGAATCGTTATAA